In one window of Arachis ipaensis cultivar K30076 chromosome B06, Araip1.1, whole genome shotgun sequence DNA:
- the LOC107646335 gene encoding U1 small nuclear ribonucleoprotein 70 kDa-like, with product MDFVLVQTGTGSEVAPPVLAGGAVATETRQQQRPPPRDATQTHERRPFGGTGDNHARIMQELRHRMQDLERRLAERERDQRSPERSPTRSRSRSRSRRTPSPQYESESTGGRVRPRRRSRDPIIYARHERRRASNRGDEEARRENDESRKTARGPVII from the coding sequence ATGGATTTCGTGCTGGTCCAAACTGGGACAGGCTCCGAGGTAGCGCCTCCTGTGCTCGCAGGAGGCGCCGTTGCGACGGAAACCCGGCAACAACAGAGGCCACCCCCAAGGGATGCGACGCAAACTCACGAGAGACGCCCCTTTGGGGGGACAGGTGACAACcacgccaggataatgcaagaaCTACGCCACAGAATGCAGGACTTAGAGCGCAGGCTAGCAGAGAGAGAGCGCGACCAACGCTCCCCAGAGCGGAGCCCCACCCGTTCCCGTTCAAGGAGCCGCTCGAGGCGCACGCCCAGCCCCCAATACGAGTCGGAGAGCACTGGGGGGCGGGTACGCCCCAGAAGAAGAAGTCGGGACCCCATCATCTACGCCCGACACGAAAGGCGGCGTGCGTCGAACAGGGGCGACGAGGAGGCGCGCCGCGAGAACGACGAGTCGAGAAAAACTGCTCGAGGACCCGTCATAATATGA
- the LOC107646336 gene encoding uncharacterized protein LOC107646336: protein MELLNQLHQVLLTVKLTTEREDRVIWKFDRTGVFSTKSFVHVMQEAVQQEEITSYSFTSAVWRGFVPPRVELFAWFVLIERVNTKERLSRLGVIDQHDTMCALCSKANESAFHLFVSCEITWKVWNAWLFAFGRSWTLPGTLKQHFESWVHAARRKTERKRWLVGFFAIIWAVWLERNDRVFNNHGTGVVEIINKSFMFSDEWLGGVPFGC from the coding sequence ATGGAGCTTTTGAACCAACTCCATCAGGTCTTACTGACAGTAAAGCTAACAACTGAGAGGGAGGATAGGGTCATCTGGAAGTTTGATCGAACTGGTGTTTTCTCGACTAAATCCTTTGTCCATGTGATGCAAGAAGCGGTCCAACAAGAGGAAATTACGAGCTACAGCTTTACTAGTGCAGTTTGGAGAGGCTTTGTCCCGCCCAGGGTTGAACTGTTTGCTTGGTTTGTGTTGATCGAGAGGGTGAACACTAAAGAACGACTATCCAGACTAGGTGTTATTGATCAGCATGACACTATGTGTGCTTTATGCAGTAAGGCTAATGAGTCCGCTTTTCATCTGTTTGTTAGTTGCGAGATCACGTGGAAAGTGTGGAATGCATGGCTGTTCGCCTTTGGAAGGTCATGGACCTTACCAGGTACACTGAAACAACACTTTGAGAGTTGGGTGCATGCGGCACGGAGGAAGACTGAGAGAAAGCGGTGGTTGGTTGGCTTCTTTGCTATCATTTGGGCAGTTTGGCTGGAGAGGAATGATCGAGTATTCAATAATCATGGCACAGGAGTCGTGGAAATAATCAATAAGTCCTTCATGTTCTCTGACGAGTGGCTTGGTGGTGTTCCTTTTGGCTGTTGA